The Fimbriimonas ginsengisoli Gsoil 348 genome window below encodes:
- a CDS encoding carboxymuconolactone decarboxylase family protein — translation MGKLPKRFTAFVETYPRIGAAYRELGDAVADAGPLSNKERCLVKLGLAIGAGLEGGTHSQARKALEAGATPEELRHAALQALTTIGFPNMMRGLSWIEDVLGQEGEPKS, via the coding sequence TCCGAAACGGTTTACGGCGTTTGTCGAGACGTACCCGAGGATTGGGGCGGCATACCGGGAGCTGGGTGACGCGGTCGCCGATGCCGGGCCGCTTAGCAATAAGGAGCGATGCCTGGTGAAGCTCGGCTTGGCGATTGGCGCGGGACTCGAGGGAGGAACCCACAGTCAGGCGCGGAAGGCTCTAGAGGCGGGCGCGACTCCGGAGGAGCTTCGCCACGCGGCGCTTCAGGCCTTGACTACGATCGGATTTCCCAACATGATGCGGGGGTTATCGTGGATCGAAGATGTGTTAGGGCAGGAAGGTGAGCCGAAGAGTTAG